The following are encoded together in the Lathyrus oleraceus cultivar Zhongwan6 chromosome 3, CAAS_Psat_ZW6_1.0, whole genome shotgun sequence genome:
- the LOC127129821 gene encoding protein RESTRICTED TEV MOVEMENT 3, giving the protein MAQLEEMKFTWNVENISSFKVGENAFSEPFVLGGYLWRIVLYPRGDRGENYVSIYLEAEQMQTADNSNEWSNGRRNEWSRDVKFNFVVAFILIKLTSMTLPDFDCKFDSTQKSWGFKSSITVDEFHNPEKGFILEDVCIVGAELQTSLTTRSETNHLLSSEVHRQLPILKTISSVSPLVGLEPTKHNDPKLFSPSMEEIMDFSSVGQLEEMYSHNHSLNEPPLKRSRKFTGLAFEALGRVLYFLKTRKVKDMNERASKDLQVLWEELKKFGFDLAWLEPHVQSLGMRSYVEKALEVEKLKGDVANHEMETDKLKAKLAAAQGNLDRERNLLKEKGFEERDLDSELGCGSWRPKT; this is encoded by the exons ATGGCCC AGTTGGAAGAGATGAAATTCACATGGAACGTTGAGAACATATCTAGCTTTAAAGTCGGTGAGAATGCTTTCTCCGAACCTTTTGTTCTAGGCGGCTATCTATG GAGAATTGTTCTGTATCCACGAGGTGACAGAGGAGAGAACTATGTATCAATTTATTTAGAGGCTGAGCAAATGCAGACTGCCGATAACTCAAATGAATGGAGCAATGGAAGGCGCAATGAATGGAGCAGAGATGTGAAATTTAATTT TGTTGTTGCTTTCATTTTGATTAAATTGACTTCAATGACCTTGCCAGATTTCGACTGTAAGTTTGATTCAACACAGAAATCTTGGGGTTTCAAATCATCAATTACTGTAGACGAGTTTCATAATCCTGAAAAGGGGTTTATTTTGGAGGATGTTTGTATTGTTGGTGCAGAACTTCAAACTTCTCTTACAACTAGAAGTGAAACAAATCATTTGTTAAGTTCAGAAGTTCATCGTCAACTCCCAATTCTGAAAACTATTTCATCAGTTTCTCCACTAGTTGGTCTTGAACCTACTAAACATAATGATCCAAAGTTGTTCTCACCCTCAATGGAAGAGATTATGGATTTTAGTAGTGTAGGACAATTAGAGGAAATGTATTCTCATAACCATTCACTTAATGAACCGCCGCTGAAGAGAAGTCGCAAGTTTACTGGTTTGGCATTTGAGGCATTGGGGAGAGTTCTTTATTTCCTAAAGACTAGAAAAGTGAAAGATATGAATGAGCGGGCTAGTAAGGATCTTCAAGTTTTATGGGAAGAACTCAAGAAATTTGGATTTGATCTTGCATGGTTGGAGCCTCATGTCCAATCTTTAGGAATGAGAAGTTATGTGGAGAAAGCTCTCGAGGTTGAAAAATTGAAAGGGGATGTTGCAAATCATGAGATGGAAACGGACAAGTTAAAGGCAAAACTGGCTGCTGCTCAGGGAAATCTTGACAGAGAAAGAAACTTGTTGAAAGAAAAAGGCTTTGAAGAAAGAGATTTGGATTCAGAATTGGGATGTGGAAGTTGGAGACCAAAGACCTAA
- the LOC127125483 gene encoding uncharacterized protein LOC127125483, giving the protein MSKDQISNFCNELSSFCNNLQSSTNALKQSIDRRPIPLDSASSTFVQSLNSRVSTATSGLEVLESMSSTVSFQELLGHCNEMFKINQTEMLQLEDHLKTYHGYVPASDVEEEDEVSDDKLDSLSSFYGSLSVADTGFKNYDDDALFDESMSLKQFGLSDACLASLALEDNVSSPELEKVPNLEADSENLKAPEAPSPSLKVLKSEFECLPTYMKNLASWEELLVAVDKINSSLSKKTSGCNFFGQDDIPSFDLGPKARSYLLLLVRMNHMVVELIDGLLSYRIL; this is encoded by the exons ATGTCAAAGGATCAAATCTCCAACTTCTGCAACGAATTGTCATCATTCTGCAATAATCTTCAATCCTCTACCAATGCACTCAAACAATCCATCGATCGAAGACCTATTCCTCTCG ATTCTGCATCTTCTACCTTCGTTCAATCCCTCAATAGCCGTGTATCAACCGCAACCTCCGGTCTCGAAGTGCTCGAATCAATGAGCAGCACCGTTTCTTTCCAAGAGCTTTTAGGTCACTGCAACGAAATGTTTAAGATAAATCAAACCGAAATGCTCCAACTCGAAGATCATCTTAAAACCTACCATGGCTACGTTCCAg CTTCGGATGTTGAGGAGGAAGACGAAGTTTCAGATGATAAATTGGATAGTCTCTCTTCTTTTTATGGATCGCTCTCTGTGGCTGATACTGGCTTCAAGAATTACGATGACGATGCTTT ATTTGATGAATCTATGAGTTTGAAACAGTTTGGGCTATCAGATGCATGTCTAGCCAGTTTAGCATTGGAAG ATAATGTATCTTCACCAGAACTTGAGAA AGTACCTAATTTAGAGGCAGACAGTGAGAATTTAAAGGCACCTGAAGCTCCAAGCCCCTCTTTGAAGGTATTAAAGAGCGAATTTGAATGTCTTCCTACCTATATGAAGAATCTAGCATCATGGGAG GAGCTACTTGTGGCCGTTGATAAGATTAATTCAAGTCTAAGCAAGAAGACCAGTGGATGCAACTTCTTCGGGCAAGATGATATTCCTTCGTTTGATTTAG GACCTAAAGCAAGATCATATTTGCTGCTTCTAGTGCGCATGAATCATATGGTTGTTGAGCTAATTGACGGTCTATTGTCGTATAGAATATTGTAG